One window of Nocardia sp. NBC_00508 genomic DNA carries:
- a CDS encoding enoyl-CoA hydratase-related protein, with amino-acid sequence MTQRVLILASANNGLTQRAALAVRRSGRTARISIVHCESDIRRAVESADFDIVVCPYLTTKIPADIYRRWTCVILHPGPVGDRGPHSLDWAISEREPLWGVTALTAAEEMDAGPIWSTRTFGLPWRRKSAVYNTVVADAAIECLVEALDKADRAVSPTPQAETPQPIVHARRRPAMRRRDREVRWSDDTATILSLIHASDGSPGAPATIAGLPMLVYDAHHGRDDALAPPGTLLGRRDDGIEIACGDGSIWVGRLRSSGGADPSCKGPAAQALAMAGFPVQALPVDERKSHEIRYRREGEIGFLTIDFYNGAMGSGQCRRLLAAFAYAAAQDTKVVVLENDGAYFANGIDLSAVELSDGPEGEAWRNLLAINNVCRAILTCSTQVTIAAVTGSAGAGGVMLALTADLVVAADRVVFNPHYQTIGLSGSEFHTYTLPRRVGGDTAQRLLHDCQAIDAVGAADLGLVDAVAPSAQFGSWLTELARESAHPSRWAAIMAAKQSRLSDLNAIERAELRRMARDIFRDENEFRRKRQAFVLRDLRHPSTAGL; translated from the coding sequence ATGACACAGCGTGTGCTGATTCTCGCCAGTGCGAACAACGGACTGACCCAACGAGCCGCGCTCGCGGTGCGGCGATCCGGACGCACCGCACGGATCTCGATAGTGCACTGCGAATCGGATATCCGCCGCGCGGTCGAATCGGCTGACTTCGATATCGTCGTCTGCCCGTACTTGACGACGAAGATTCCCGCTGACATCTACCGGCGGTGGACATGTGTCATCCTCCATCCCGGCCCGGTGGGCGATCGCGGTCCGCATTCACTGGACTGGGCGATCAGCGAACGCGAGCCGCTGTGGGGGGTGACGGCGCTGACGGCGGCCGAAGAAATGGACGCGGGACCCATCTGGTCGACGCGGACCTTCGGGTTGCCGTGGCGACGCAAATCCGCCGTCTACAACACGGTTGTCGCCGACGCCGCGATCGAATGCCTGGTCGAGGCGCTCGACAAAGCCGACCGTGCCGTCTCCCCCACTCCGCAGGCCGAGACTCCGCAGCCGATCGTGCATGCCCGCCGCAGGCCGGCCATGCGCCGCCGCGACCGGGAGGTGCGCTGGAGCGACGACACCGCGACCATCCTGAGTCTCATTCATGCCAGCGATGGATCACCAGGGGCGCCGGCGACCATCGCCGGCTTGCCCATGCTCGTCTACGACGCCCACCATGGGCGCGACGATGCGCTGGCGCCGCCCGGCACACTGCTCGGACGCCGGGATGACGGCATCGAAATCGCATGCGGAGATGGCAGCATCTGGGTCGGTCGGCTCCGGTCCTCGGGTGGCGCCGATCCTTCGTGCAAGGGCCCGGCTGCCCAGGCGCTGGCGATGGCCGGGTTTCCGGTTCAGGCGTTGCCGGTCGACGAGCGGAAATCCCACGAAATCCGGTACCGGCGCGAGGGCGAGATCGGGTTTCTCACCATCGACTTCTATAACGGGGCGATGGGGTCGGGGCAATGCCGCAGGTTACTCGCGGCGTTCGCCTATGCCGCGGCACAAGACACGAAGGTCGTCGTCCTGGAGAACGATGGTGCGTACTTCGCCAACGGCATAGACCTGAGCGCGGTGGAGCTGTCCGACGGCCCCGAGGGAGAGGCCTGGCGCAACTTGCTGGCGATCAACAATGTGTGCCGAGCGATTCTGACCTGTTCCACACAGGTCACGATTGCCGCTGTGACGGGAAGCGCCGGAGCGGGCGGCGTCATGCTCGCGTTGACCGCAGACCTCGTTGTCGCCGCCGACCGTGTGGTGTTCAACCCGCACTACCAGACGATCGGACTGTCGGGCTCGGAGTTTCACACCTACACCCTGCCGCGGCGGGTGGGAGGCGATACGGCACAGCGGCTGCTGCACGACTGCCAGGCCATCGACGCGGTCGGCGCCGCCGATCTCGGGCTGGTCGACGCGGTGGCACCGAGCGCGCAGTTCGGCAGCTGGCTGACGGAACTTGCCAGGGAGTCCGCCCATCCGTCCCGATGGGCGGCGATCATGGCCGCGAAGCAATCCCGGCTGTCCGACCTGAACGCGATCGAGCGCGCCGAGTTGCGACGGATGGCCCGGGACATCTTTCGTGACGAGAACGAATTCCGCCGCAAGCGACAAGCATTCGTGCTCCGGGATCTGCGGCACCCGTCCACGGCCGGGCTCTGA
- a CDS encoding dienelactone hydrolase family protein, which translates to MPTKTLQIPTTDGRADAFAAFPDHGERHPGVLMYADGFGIRRVLREMARELAGHGYYVLVPNIFYRHGPAPVIELPEHIGEDVRPAVFAQLMPLIEAHTTERVLRDADAYLRFLTTQPEVSAGPVAVTGYCIGGLLATRTAAAHPSQVAAVAAFHGPVGADGPDSLAEITAQVHFGHAESDLTPDALGELNRALDAAKVDYTSEIYPGTIHGFTMSDTDAFNPAALRRHWDRLLSLLDRTLSNS; encoded by the coding sequence ATGCCCACCAAGACTCTGCAGATCCCCACCACGGACGGCCGGGCCGACGCGTTCGCCGCTTTCCCCGACCACGGCGAACGGCACCCGGGGGTGCTGATGTACGCGGACGGCTTCGGCATCCGGCGCGTGCTGCGGGAGATGGCCCGCGAACTGGCCGGGCACGGATACTACGTGCTCGTCCCCAACATCTTCTACCGGCACGGTCCGGCACCGGTTATCGAACTTCCCGAGCACATCGGAGAAGACGTCCGACCCGCAGTCTTCGCCCAGCTGATGCCCTTGATCGAGGCGCACACCACCGAACGTGTCCTGCGCGACGCCGACGCCTACCTCAGGTTCCTCACCACCCAGCCCGAGGTCAGCGCCGGACCGGTCGCGGTGACCGGCTACTGCATAGGCGGCCTCCTGGCGACGCGCACCGCCGCGGCCCACCCCAGCCAAGTGGCCGCCGTCGCCGCATTCCACGGCCCCGTGGGCGCCGACGGGCCCGATTCCCTCGCCGAGATCACCGCCCAGGTCCACTTCGGTCACGCCGAAAGCGACCTGACGCCCGATGCCCTGGGCGAGCTCAACCGGGCCCTGGACGCGGCGAAGGTCGACTACACCTCCGAGATCTACCCCGGCACCATCCACGGTTTCACCATGTCCGACACCGACGCCTTCAACCCCGCCGCGCTGCGGCGCCACTGGGACCGCCTGCTCTCCCTCCTCGACCGCACCCTGTCCAACAGCTGA
- a CDS encoding CapA family protein has protein sequence MTTVLLGGDVMLGRGVDQILPHPGDPTLCERYVDDARTYVELAERAYGGFAYPVDYRQPWGDVLSILDQVDPEVRLINLETSITADGAFAPGKGVHYRMHPDNVPVLTAIAPVVCALANNHVLDFGIPGLTDTLEALDTAGIRRAGAGADLNEAQTPSMVELDSERRAVIVSVGGGSSGVPESWAARHDRPGLWRVGESPSARAADDVATKVLAHKREHDIAIVSVHWGPNWGYGVALSEKQFAHRLIDAGVDLVHGHSAHHPRPIEIYRGKPILYGCGDVIDDYEGIRGHERYRTELHLLYLVSIDVDAVEVRMIPLRERHIRLEWAAHGESRWLCEMMEHISRGFGTRVASRPDDFPLVFNAARR, from the coding sequence ATGACGACCGTGCTGTTGGGTGGCGACGTCATGCTCGGCCGCGGCGTGGATCAGATCCTGCCGCATCCGGGCGATCCGACGCTGTGCGAACGGTACGTCGATGATGCGCGGACATATGTGGAACTGGCCGAGCGCGCGTATGGCGGGTTCGCCTACCCCGTCGACTACCGCCAACCCTGGGGTGATGTCCTGTCGATCCTCGACCAGGTCGATCCCGAGGTGCGGTTGATCAATCTGGAGACCTCGATCACCGCGGACGGCGCGTTCGCGCCGGGCAAAGGCGTTCACTACCGGATGCACCCGGACAATGTCCCGGTATTGACCGCCATCGCGCCGGTCGTCTGCGCTCTGGCTAACAATCACGTTCTCGATTTCGGTATCCCCGGGCTGACCGACACCCTCGAAGCGCTCGATACCGCGGGTATCCGCCGGGCCGGGGCGGGCGCGGACCTGAACGAGGCGCAAACGCCCTCGATGGTGGAACTCGACAGCGAACGGCGGGCAGTGATCGTCTCGGTCGGCGGCGGATCGAGCGGCGTTCCCGAGTCCTGGGCGGCGCGCCACGACCGGCCGGGCCTGTGGCGAGTCGGCGAATCACCGAGCGCTCGTGCCGCCGATGACGTAGCGACAAAAGTATTGGCGCACAAGCGTGAGCACGATATCGCGATTGTTTCCGTACATTGGGGACCGAACTGGGGTTACGGAGTGGCGCTGAGCGAAAAGCAATTCGCGCATCGGCTGATCGACGCCGGGGTCGACCTGGTACACGGACATTCCGCACACCATCCGCGGCCGATCGAGATCTATCGCGGCAAACCGATCCTGTACGGGTGCGGCGACGTCATCGATGACTACGAGGGCATCCGCGGCCATGAGCGGTATCGCACCGAATTGCATTTGCTGTATCTCGTGTCCATCGATGTCGACGCCGTGGAGGTGCGAATGATTCCGCTGCGAGAACGCCACATTCGCCTCGAGTGGGCCGCGCATGGCGAATCTCGCTGGCTCTGCGAGATGATGGAGCACATCAGCCGCGGCTTCGGCACCCGCGTCGCGTCGCGGCCCGATGACTTCCCCCTGGTGTTCAACGCCGCACGACGGTGA
- a CDS encoding SDR family oxidoreductase — protein MRIAVVGASGRIGREVVDVLRSRGHEVLGVTRSSGVDVYAAEGLAQALAGADIVVDAVNATTTETAAVTDFFRTVARNVQRAAAAAGVRRIALVSIIGIDRFTAGHYAGKLAQEHAYREGPVPVRILRAAQFHEFTEMMLDWTTRGDTAYVPKYRAQLVAARTVAEKLAEMAIEDNGAELVEIAGPHELELAAAVARVATLRGRPARVEEIVDTDDPDHELQADGALLPGHEALLAGPTFEEWLEHKYPARP, from the coding sequence ATGCGAATCGCGGTTGTCGGAGCGAGCGGGCGGATCGGCCGAGAGGTCGTGGACGTGCTGCGGAGTCGTGGCCATGAGGTGCTCGGGGTCACCCGATCGTCAGGCGTGGACGTCTACGCGGCAGAAGGCCTGGCACAGGCGCTGGCCGGAGCGGATATCGTGGTGGACGCGGTCAACGCGACGACCACCGAAACGGCGGCGGTGACGGACTTCTTCCGCACCGTCGCGCGGAACGTGCAACGCGCGGCGGCCGCTGCGGGGGTGCGGCGGATCGCACTGGTCTCGATCATCGGTATCGATCGGTTCACCGCCGGGCACTACGCCGGAAAGCTGGCGCAGGAGCATGCCTACCGGGAAGGCCCGGTACCGGTGCGGATCCTGCGAGCCGCCCAGTTCCACGAATTCACCGAGATGATGCTCGACTGGACCACCCGCGGCGACACCGCCTACGTCCCGAAATACCGGGCTCAGCTCGTCGCTGCCCGCACGGTCGCGGAGAAGCTCGCCGAAATGGCCATCGAGGACAACGGCGCCGAGTTGGTCGAAATCGCCGGGCCGCATGAGCTCGAGCTAGCCGCGGCTGTTGCGAGAGTGGCTACGCTCCGGGGAAGGCCGGCTCGCGTGGAAGAAATCGTCGACACCGACGACCCGGATCACGAGTTGCAGGCTGACGGCGCCTTGCTGCCCGGGCACGAGGCCCTTCTCGCCGGGCCGACGTTCGAGGAGTGGCTCGAGCACAAGTATCCGGCGCGGCCGTGA
- a CDS encoding class I SAM-dependent methyltransferase, with translation MMTTFGEQQSRGYDRRATRLLGGLYHLIAADIDAATQPGAWVLDVGTGPGRLLTRLLSRRMDLRLHGVDLSPHMIEIAERTLAGDQAELSVGDVGALPYPDDSFDLVVSSLSLHEWPDVERAIAELARVLRPGGTVAIYDFRFVPAAAALSALRHSFPAATVRRETVRPGDIRSGCMHDSALTPPRVRVWRAATCRSVISRHGSVSPRTCCGTGRTPACSLHGETAPDAAAIATKTPRRWR, from the coding sequence ATGATGACAACGTTCGGAGAACAGCAGAGCCGAGGCTATGACCGGCGGGCCACCCGGCTGCTCGGTGGTCTGTACCACCTGATTGCGGCGGACATCGATGCCGCGACGCAGCCGGGTGCATGGGTGCTCGACGTGGGAACCGGACCGGGAAGGCTGCTGACGCGATTGCTTTCTCGCCGAATGGATCTGCGGCTTCACGGGGTGGATCTGTCGCCGCACATGATCGAAATCGCCGAACGGACTCTGGCCGGCGACCAAGCGGAGTTATCCGTGGGGGATGTCGGCGCGCTCCCCTATCCCGACGACAGCTTCGACCTGGTCGTGTCGAGCCTGAGCCTGCACGAATGGCCCGACGTGGAACGGGCGATCGCGGAGCTGGCGCGAGTGCTGCGGCCCGGCGGCACGGTAGCGATCTACGACTTCCGATTCGTGCCCGCGGCGGCCGCACTGAGCGCTTTGCGCCACTCGTTCCCGGCGGCGACGGTGCGGCGTGAGACGGTGCGTCCAGGCGACATCCGATCGGGCTGTATGCACGATTCAGCGCTCACGCCGCCTAGAGTGCGGGTATGGCGGGCGGCGACATGTCGATCGGTGATCTCGCGGCACGGTTCGGTCTCGCCACGCACGTGCTGCGGCACTGGGAGGACGCCGGCTTGCTCGCTCCACGGCGAGACGGCGCCGGACGCCGCCGCTATCGCGACGAAGACACCGAGACGGTGGCGATGA
- a CDS encoding MerR family transcriptional regulator: MLRHWEDAGLLAPRRDGAGRRRYRDEDTETVAMILLGKRVGLSLDELATLFAEASDRTARRALLRAHRDQLVRHIAQATAALETISHALDCDAEDFRSCPHFQAKVAHALAPAAGADRSELPSAVTGRSRRRV, encoded by the coding sequence GTGCTGCGGCACTGGGAGGACGCCGGCTTGCTCGCTCCACGGCGAGACGGCGCCGGACGCCGCCGCTATCGCGACGAAGACACCGAGACGGTGGCGATGATCCTGCTCGGCAAGCGGGTGGGGTTGTCGCTGGACGAGCTCGCCACACTCTTCGCCGAAGCATCCGACCGGACCGCTCGCCGCGCGCTGCTGCGGGCGCACCGCGACCAGCTCGTGCGCCACATCGCCCAGGCCACGGCGGCACTCGAGACCATCTCGCACGCCCTGGACTGCGACGCCGAGGACTTCCGCAGCTGCCCGCACTTTCAGGCGAAAGTCGCCCACGCGCTCGCGCCTGCGGCCGGAGCAGACCGTTCCGAACTGCCTTCGGCGGTCACGGGCCGGTCAAGGCGCCGAGTGTAA
- a CDS encoding ANTAR domain-containing protein has product MSDDGDGAAAADLDPTAARAVIEQAKGAVMLAYGIDAEEAFTLLRVRSQETNIKLRVLAARVAAELPSVCPPTVTGELRSRLDQLLWTA; this is encoded by the coding sequence GTGAGCGACGACGGTGATGGCGCAGCGGCCGCCGACCTGGATCCGACGGCCGCGCGCGCGGTGATCGAGCAAGCCAAGGGCGCGGTGATGCTGGCCTACGGAATCGACGCCGAGGAAGCATTCACCCTGCTGCGGGTGCGTTCCCAGGAGACCAACATCAAGCTGCGGGTTCTCGCCGCCAGAGTGGCCGCCGAACTGCCCTCCGTCTGCCCGCCCACGGTCACCGGCGAGCTGCGCAGCCGCCTCGACCAACTCCTGTGGACGGCGTGA
- a CDS encoding trans-aconitate 2-methyltransferase codes for MWDPQQYLAFGDHRSRPFFDLLSRVGATEPRRVVDLGCGPGHLTGRLAQRWPGAAIQALDSSPDMVAEARDRGIDATLGAVQDWQPGADTDVVLCNAVLHWVPGHPALLTEWMRRLPEGAWLAIQVPGNFDAPSHRAIRQVAARGEWRDRLGRAGILDPRAVLDPAGYADVLAAAGGAVDAWETTYLQRLTGDDPVLGWVAGTALRPVRSVLDDADWREFTAQLAPLLRAAYPRRNDGTTWLPFRRVFAVAQKR; via the coding sequence ATGTGGGATCCCCAGCAGTACCTCGCCTTCGGTGACCACCGGTCGCGTCCCTTCTTCGACCTGCTGAGTAGGGTCGGCGCCACCGAACCCCGGCGGGTGGTCGACCTCGGCTGCGGTCCAGGGCATCTCACCGGCAGGCTCGCGCAGCGCTGGCCCGGCGCGGCAATCCAGGCACTCGACTCGTCACCCGACATGGTCGCGGAAGCGCGCGATCGCGGTATCGATGCGACGCTCGGCGCCGTGCAGGACTGGCAGCCGGGCGCGGATACCGATGTCGTCCTATGCAATGCCGTCCTGCACTGGGTGCCCGGACATCCCGCCTTGCTGACGGAATGGATGCGGCGACTACCCGAAGGGGCGTGGTTGGCGATTCAGGTTCCCGGAAACTTCGACGCACCCTCCCATCGAGCGATCCGGCAAGTGGCCGCCCGCGGCGAATGGCGCGACCGTCTCGGCCGGGCGGGCATCCTGGATCCGCGGGCGGTGCTCGATCCGGCGGGATACGCCGATGTACTCGCCGCTGCCGGTGGTGCCGTCGACGCCTGGGAAACGACCTACCTCCAGCGTTTGACGGGTGACGACCCGGTGCTCGGCTGGGTCGCCGGAACCGCGCTGCGCCCTGTCCGCAGCGTGCTCGACGACGCGGACTGGCGCGAATTCACCGCCCAGCTCGCCCCACTGCTACGCGCCGCCTATCCGCGCCGGAACGATGGCACCACCTGGCTGCCGTTCCGGCGAGTGTTCGCCGTCGCCCAGAAGCGGTAG
- a CDS encoding nuclear transport factor 2 family protein produces the protein MLSLQEISDRLEIEDLMVRYSHAVDTRQWDLLDEVFTPDAHIDYSTMGGSVGDLTATKKFLASVLPNFPAFQHLISNSSITVDGDTATGRTMCHNPMLMSGGDGPPTMMLCGLWYLDTFVRVDGHWRIKERIEEKSFLFVAPSAPGMG, from the coding sequence ATGCTGTCATTGCAGGAGATTTCGGATCGGCTCGAGATCGAGGATTTGATGGTGCGGTATTCGCACGCGGTGGATACCCGGCAGTGGGATCTGCTGGACGAGGTCTTCACACCGGACGCGCACATCGACTACTCGACAATGGGCGGCTCGGTGGGTGACCTCACCGCCACCAAGAAGTTCCTCGCCTCCGTCCTGCCCAATTTCCCGGCCTTCCAACACCTGATCAGCAATTCATCCATCACCGTCGACGGCGACACCGCCACCGGGCGGACGATGTGTCACAACCCGATGCTGATGTCCGGCGGCGACGGCCCGCCGACGATGATGCTGTGCGGCCTGTGGTATCTGGACACGTTCGTCCGCGTCGACGGGCACTGGCGCATCAAGGAACGGATCGAGGAGAAGAGCTTCCTCTTCGTCGCGCCCTCCGCGCCCGGCATGGGCTGA
- a CDS encoding glycosyltransferase 87 family protein — protein sequence MSSVSAAAETPMSHNRRLGRLLRLAPVLSVAFSAFCLLMPVWPFDEITGGFIDLQVYRLGVDAMRHGADMYGQLPQTTIGAGLPFIYPPFAALALGPFAMLPWDVAALSFFVSSVAALAVTLYLVARRVWPEESQRRSAVWATACATPLGLLLEPIHSTLDFGQVNLLLMALVAADCLTHKPRWRRGMLIGIAAAIKLTPAAFVLYFLVRRDYRAAATAAVTGAAATALGFAILPKESIKYWFGGLGNVSGLSGSAFHTNQSIQAVFARFEVPEPAFTVVWLVLGAALLALVIAAMRRAADLPALVLALNAVFTLLVSPISWSHHWVWIAPALFALVGYATRLPGRQAIGWWVTFVITTAVFVIGPHNWLPDGERRETAWTPWQHVLGNTYVWFSVVLVALFVVGSRRGTPVRRAQQPHAQTAEAPDAATSALTPR from the coding sequence ATGAGTAGTGTCAGCGCCGCCGCCGAAACGCCGATGTCCCATAACCGTCGACTCGGGCGTCTGTTGCGGCTGGCGCCGGTCCTGTCGGTGGCGTTCTCCGCCTTCTGTCTCCTGATGCCGGTCTGGCCCTTCGACGAGATCACCGGCGGGTTCATCGATCTGCAGGTCTATCGGCTCGGCGTCGACGCCATGCGGCACGGCGCCGACATGTACGGTCAGCTGCCACAGACCACCATCGGCGCGGGTCTTCCGTTCATCTATCCGCCGTTCGCCGCGCTCGCGCTGGGCCCGTTCGCAATGCTGCCCTGGGATGTGGCCGCGCTGAGCTTCTTCGTCTCCTCGGTGGCCGCGCTCGCCGTCACGCTCTACTTGGTCGCCCGGCGGGTGTGGCCGGAGGAGTCGCAGCGCAGGTCGGCGGTGTGGGCAACGGCCTGCGCGACGCCGCTGGGACTACTGCTGGAGCCGATTCATTCGACGCTGGACTTCGGTCAGGTCAACCTGCTGCTGATGGCGCTGGTCGCCGCGGATTGCCTGACGCACAAGCCACGCTGGCGCCGGGGCATGCTGATCGGTATCGCCGCCGCGATCAAGCTGACGCCCGCGGCGTTCGTGCTGTACTTCCTGGTACGCCGGGACTACCGTGCGGCGGCGACCGCCGCCGTGACCGGTGCGGCCGCGACAGCCCTCGGCTTCGCGATCCTTCCGAAAGAGTCGATCAAGTACTGGTTCGGTGGGCTCGGTAACGTGTCCGGGCTGAGCGGCTCCGCATTCCATACCAATCAGTCGATTCAGGCAGTCTTCGCCAGGTTCGAGGTGCCCGAGCCCGCGTTCACTGTGGTCTGGCTGGTGCTCGGCGCGGCGCTGCTCGCGCTGGTCATCGCCGCCATGCGCCGGGCCGCGGACCTCCCCGCGCTCGTGCTGGCCCTCAACGCCGTATTCACTCTGCTCGTCTCGCCGATCTCCTGGTCGCACCACTGGGTATGGATCGCGCCCGCGTTGTTCGCCCTCGTCGGCTACGCGACTCGCCTGCCCGGCAGGCAGGCGATCGGCTGGTGGGTGACGTTCGTGATCACCACGGCGGTGTTCGTGATCGGTCCGCACAACTGGCTGCCCGACGGCGAGCGTCGTGAAACCGCGTGGACGCCATGGCAGCACGTCCTCGGCAATACCTACGTGTGGTTCAGCGTCGTGCTGGTCGCGCTGTTCGTGGTCGGCAGCAGGCGGGGAACTCCGGTACGGCGCGCGCAGCAGCCGCACGCGCAGACCGCCGAGGCTCCGGACGCCGCGACATCGGCACTCACCCCGCGCTGA
- a CDS encoding UdgX family uracil-DNA binding protein (This protein belongs to the uracil DNA glycosylase superfamily, members of which act in excision repair of DNA. However, it belongs more specifically to UdgX branch, whose founding member was found to bind uracil in DNA (where it does not belong), without cleaving it, appears to promote DNA repair by a pathway involving RecA, rather than base excision.) — protein MKAPGAAEFVPEGADLARLRQAACHCRGCDLYRHATQTVFGAGPADADVVVIGEQPGDQEDVLGQPFVGPAGRLLDRALAEADIDRDAVYVTNAVKHFKFVERGKRRIHKQPGRTEVVACSAWLDAELDLLRPRLVVCLGAIAAQAVLGPSFKVSARRGEVIEATDHRVVATVHPSAVLRAPDRAAAYEAFVADLRIVRAQLGKSTTGR, from the coding sequence ATGAAGGCGCCCGGCGCCGCGGAGTTCGTCCCCGAGGGCGCGGATCTGGCGCGCTTGCGTCAGGCAGCCTGCCACTGCCGGGGGTGCGATCTGTACCGGCACGCCACCCAGACGGTCTTCGGCGCCGGTCCCGCGGACGCGGACGTCGTGGTGATCGGCGAGCAGCCCGGCGATCAGGAGGACGTGCTGGGACAACCGTTCGTCGGTCCGGCCGGACGGTTGCTCGACCGCGCGCTGGCGGAGGCCGATATCGACCGTGACGCGGTCTACGTGACCAATGCGGTGAAGCATTTCAAGTTCGTGGAGCGCGGTAAACGACGGATCCACAAGCAGCCGGGGCGCACCGAGGTGGTCGCCTGCTCGGCATGGCTCGACGCCGAACTCGACCTGTTGCGACCCCGGTTGGTGGTGTGCCTCGGCGCGATCGCCGCGCAGGCAGTGCTCGGCCCTTCGTTCAAGGTCAGCGCACGACGCGGCGAGGTGATCGAGGCCACGGACCATCGGGTTGTCGCCACGGTGCACCCGTCGGCCGTGCTGCGCGCACCTGATCGCGCCGCGGCCTACGAAGCGTTCGTCGCCGATCTGCGCATCGTCCGGGCACAGCTCGGAAAATCCACGACGGGGCGCTGA
- a CDS encoding FAD-dependent oxidoreductase → MGERLVVIGGDATGMSAASQARRMKDASALEIVVFERGRFASYSACGIPYWVGGHVSERDALIARTPEEHRARDIDLRLRTEVTEIDVAGGRIRFRDRDTGVAAWMAYDHLVIATGARPIRPPLPGIDADGVHGVQTLDDGQALLETLERTRGNRAVVVGAGYIGVEMAEALIRRGYDVTMVNRGAEPMSTLDPDMGAMVRDAMCGMGIKVVGNAEVSEIRTGDDGRITAVVTDTAEYPADIVVLGIGVRPETELARVAGLPLGEHGGLRTDLAMRVRGHENIWAGGDCVEVLDLVSGRERHIPLGTHANKHGQIIGAGLGGGYATFPGVVGTSVSKVCDLEVARTGLREKDAEAAGLQYVTVTIESTSRSGYYPGAEPMTVKMLAERHTGRLLGVQIVGREGAGKRVDIAAVALTARMTVEQMTVLDLGYAPPFSPVWDPVLVAARKAVGAVRARR, encoded by the coding sequence CGCCGGATGAAGGACGCGAGCGCACTGGAGATCGTGGTGTTCGAGCGCGGCAGGTTCGCCTCGTACTCGGCCTGCGGCATTCCGTACTGGGTCGGCGGCCACGTCTCCGAGCGGGACGCCCTGATCGCTCGCACGCCCGAGGAACACCGGGCGCGGGATATCGACCTGCGGTTGCGCACCGAGGTGACCGAAATCGACGTCGCCGGAGGCCGAATTCGCTTCCGCGACCGCGATACCGGGGTGGCGGCATGGATGGCCTACGACCACCTGGTGATCGCCACCGGCGCCCGGCCGATCCGGCCACCGCTGCCGGGCATCGATGCGGACGGCGTGCACGGCGTGCAAACCCTCGACGACGGCCAGGCACTGCTGGAGACGCTGGAGCGGACGCGCGGCAACCGCGCCGTAGTCGTCGGCGCGGGTTACATCGGCGTCGAAATGGCCGAAGCCCTGATCCGGCGCGGCTACGACGTCACGATGGTCAACCGCGGCGCCGAGCCGATGTCGACGCTGGATCCGGACATGGGCGCGATGGTCCGCGACGCGATGTGCGGAATGGGCATCAAGGTCGTCGGCAATGCGGAGGTCTCCGAGATCCGGACCGGGGACGACGGCCGAATCACCGCGGTCGTGACCGACACCGCGGAGTACCCTGCGGACATCGTGGTGCTCGGCATCGGAGTACGGCCCGAGACGGAGCTGGCCCGTGTCGCGGGCCTGCCGTTGGGGGAGCACGGCGGACTGCGCACCGATCTCGCCATGCGCGTGCGCGGGCACGAGAACATCTGGGCAGGCGGCGATTGCGTCGAGGTGCTGGATCTGGTCTCCGGCCGCGAACGCCACATTCCGCTCGGCACGCACGCCAACAAGCACGGCCAGATCATCGGGGCAGGCCTCGGCGGGGGATACGCGACCTTTCCCGGAGTCGTCGGCACCTCGGTCAGCAAGGTATGCGACCTGGAGGTGGCGCGAACGGGTTTGCGCGAAAAGGACGCCGAGGCAGCAGGCTTGCAGTACGTGACGGTGACCATCGAATCCACCAGCCGCTCCGGCTATTACCCGGGCGCGGAGCCGATGACAGTGAAGATGCTCGCCGAGCGTCACACGGGCCGGCTGCTCGGTGTGCAGATCGTGGGACGCGAAGGCGCGGGCAAACGCGTCGACATCGCCGCGGTCGCACTGACCGCCCGGATGACCGTCGAGCAGATGACGGTGCTGGACCTCGGCTACGCGCCGCCGTTCTCCCCGGTGTGGGACCCGGTTCTGGTGGCGGCCCGCAAAGCGGTCGGCGCGGTCCGCGCGCGGAGGTAG